One Xenopus tropicalis strain Nigerian chromosome 8, UCB_Xtro_10.0, whole genome shotgun sequence genomic window carries:
- the zic3 gene encoding zinc finger protein ZIC 3 translates to MTMLLDGGPQFPTLGVGGFGTARHHEMSNRDAGMGLNPFTEPSHAAAFKLSPASHDLSSSQSSAFTPQASGYANSLGHHAGQVPSYGGAAFNSTRDFLFRNRNSGIADSTSAGGQHGLFASHGPPGIGEPPGHLIFPGLHEQSSSHTSSNGHVVNGQMHLGLRGDIFGRPDPYRAVPSPRTDHYAAAQFHNYNHMNMSMNVAAHHGPGAFFRYMRQPIKQELSCKWLEESPMNRPQKTCDRTFSSMHELVTHMTMEHVGGPEQTNHICYWEECPRGGKSFKAKYKLVNHIRVHTGEKPFPCPFPGCGKIFARSENLKIHKRTHTGEKPFKCEFEGCDRRFANSSDRKKHMHVHTSDKPYICKVCDKSYTHPSSLRKHMKVHESQGSDSSPAASSGYESATPPAMVSANSEEPSKNSSATHQTNNSSHNTGLLPPNFNEWYV, encoded by the exons ATGACAATGCTATTAGATGGAGGACCGCAATTTCCCACCCTGGGAGTTGGTGGGTTTGGGACAGCTCGCCATCATGAAATGTCCAACCGAGATGCTGGCATGGGGCTTAATCCATTTACTGAGCCTTCTCATGCTGCGGCTTTTAAGCTCAGTCCAGCCAGTCATGATCTCTCCTCAAGCCAGAGCTCGGCTTTTACCCCACAGGCTTCTGGATATGCCAATTCACTTGGACATCATGCTGGGCAGGTGCCATCTTACGGCGGTGCAGCTTTTAACTCCACACGCGATTTCCTTTTTCGAAATCGGAACTCTGGAATTGCGGACTCAACCTCTGCAGGTGGTCAACATGGACTTTTTGCCAGCCATGGTCCCCCAGGAATTGGTGAGCCACCAGGACACCTTATCTTCCCCGGACTTCATGAGCAAAGTTCCAGCCACACATCATCCAACGGACATGTGGTCAATGGTCAAATGCATTTAGGACTCAGGGGAGATATTTTCGGACGTCCAGATCCTTACAGGGCAGTGCCCAGCCCAAGGACAGATCATTATGCTGCTGCCCAGTTCCATAATTATAATCACATGAATATGAGCATGAATGTAGCTGCTCACCACGGCCCCGGGGCTTTCTTTAGATACATGAGGCAACCCATCAAACAAGAGTTATCGTGTAAGTGGCTTGAGGAATCACCAATGAACCGTCCTCAGAAAACCTGTGACAGGACATTTAGCAGCATGCATGAACTGGTTACACATATGACAATGGAACATGTTGGGGGTCCAGAACAAACTAATCACATATGCTACTGGGAGGAATGTCCCAGGGGTGGTAAATCCTTTAAAGCAAAGTATAAACTAGTGAATCATATCAGGGTGCATACAGGAGAAAAACCCTTTCCATGCCCCTTCCCTGGATGTGGGAAAATCTTTGCACGTTCAGAAAATCTCAAGATCCACAAAAGAACTCATACAG GTGAGAAGCCATTCAAGTGTGAGTTTGAGGGATGCGATAGAAGGTTTGCAAACAGCAGTGACAGGAAAAAACATATGCATGTGCACACTTCAGATAAGCCCTATATCTGCAAAGTGTGTGATAAATCCTACACTCACCCCAGCTCCCTAAGAAAACACATGAAG GTTCATGAATCACAAGGGTCTGATTCTTCTCCTGCTGCCAGCTCAGGGTATGAATCTGCCACCCCACCAGCAATGGTTTCTGCCAACAGTGAGGAACCTTCCAAAAATTCTTCAGCAACACATCAGACTAACAACAGCTCTCATAACACAGGACTACTTCCACCTAATTTTAACGAATGGTACGTCTGA